Proteins from a genomic interval of Symmachiella macrocystis:
- a CDS encoding MaoC family dehydratase: MSQQQRVEEIRQFYESQLVSDWHTAEQENINQFGRATGDEDWLHTDPERAARDSPFGGTIAFGFWTIAMLTHLSRQAAGQDYPEGAQFGINYGFDRLRMMAPVRVGKRIRCHIRLLDVTPRGESRILVKTENTIEIEGEDKPALVAEWLVMMFYPEQTS, from the coding sequence ATGAGCCAGCAACAACGCGTGGAAGAGATCCGCCAATTTTATGAATCCCAGTTGGTTTCTGATTGGCATACCGCAGAGCAAGAGAACATCAACCAATTCGGACGCGCCACCGGTGACGAGGATTGGCTACACACCGATCCGGAGCGGGCGGCCCGCGATAGCCCGTTTGGCGGAACGATCGCTTTCGGATTTTGGACAATCGCGATGCTGACGCACTTGTCACGGCAGGCTGCCGGTCAGGATTATCCCGAGGGCGCGCAATTCGGCATCAACTACGGATTTGACCGTCTGCGGATGATGGCTCCGGTCCGAGTCGGCAAACGCATTCGCTGCCACATCCGGCTCTTGGATGTCACGCCGCGCGGCGAATCACGTATCTTGGTCAAAACAGAAAACACCATCGAAATCGAGGGAGAAGACAAACCCGCACTGGTCGCAGAATGGCTCGTTATGATGTTTTATCCAGAGCAGACGAGTTGA
- a CDS encoding class I adenylate-forming enzyme family protein gives MTELTYREGVPQYTLEHYETDYADRHLLHGVIRKWAVETPDTIAIIDAETGNQYTYREFDEAITALALRLLNLGFGPGDFLATSLPLYVEHIFLEYACFQLGVIHAPLDLRLKEEEIVRSLEMIQAKGYVFPGDTGVVDLSHLGRIVQEQCPFVEHFIQMSPTGETIPGALAYETLAAQPIPADSDVHARYVEITAAVKPTDGAQVIYTTGSTGLPKPALLTHRNITCQNMCLGGGFNMTHSKRQLVNLPPSHVGCQAEQLMTSFFCGITAVILYVFDAEKTLRAIQEYQVDLFGQIPAMFNMQRLLPNYDSYDLSSVQAVMFGGQQVPTQFVEQVLAEFPSSATGLGLSEMAGFVTYTPVTRDVRQLTETLGWWMPVTPLTIRAPMNEDGTAGPELPDGEIGEICFSGPQVFREYVGNPEAYQRTVSRDGVCYTGDLGAKSEHGLKFSGRSKLVIKPKGYQIHPAQIEEHFSRMKEHVATCGAVGTDHAIFSEGVVLFVELKPDATLSRDTLEEHAREIASYMRPSHYVLMPPGSFPLNRVAKSDYVRLREMATAEVENLRAEGGWDCVKPETSHST, from the coding sequence ATGACTGAACTCACTTACCGCGAGGGTGTACCGCAATACACACTCGAACATTATGAAACCGACTACGCCGACCGCCATTTGCTGCATGGGGTGATTCGAAAATGGGCTGTCGAAACACCCGATACAATCGCGATCATCGATGCTGAGACGGGCAATCAATATACCTATCGGGAATTTGACGAAGCCATCACCGCATTGGCGCTCAGGCTATTAAACCTCGGCTTCGGCCCCGGTGATTTTCTAGCGACGTCGTTGCCGCTGTACGTCGAACACATTTTCTTAGAGTACGCTTGCTTTCAATTGGGTGTCATCCACGCGCCGCTCGACTTGCGACTCAAAGAGGAGGAAATCGTTCGCTCGCTGGAAATGATCCAGGCCAAGGGCTACGTCTTCCCAGGCGATACGGGTGTCGTCGACCTTTCGCACCTAGGCCGCATTGTGCAGGAACAATGCCCGTTCGTCGAGCACTTCATTCAGATGTCGCCAACCGGCGAAACCATTCCCGGCGCGCTGGCTTACGAGACCCTTGCCGCGCAACCCATTCCCGCCGACTCCGACGTGCATGCTCGCTATGTCGAAATCACTGCTGCGGTCAAACCGACTGACGGCGCACAAGTGATTTATACGACCGGCTCGACCGGCCTGCCCAAGCCCGCACTGCTGACGCACCGCAACATCACCTGCCAAAACATGTGTTTGGGAGGTGGTTTTAATATGACCCACTCGAAGCGGCAACTCGTCAATCTGCCCCCTTCGCACGTCGGTTGCCAAGCCGAACAATTGATGACCAGTTTCTTTTGCGGCATCACGGCTGTGATCCTGTATGTGTTTGACGCTGAAAAAACATTGCGGGCCATTCAGGAATATCAGGTCGACTTGTTCGGACAAATCCCAGCGATGTTCAACATGCAGCGTTTGCTGCCCAACTACGACAGCTACGATTTGTCGTCTGTCCAAGCGGTGATGTTTGGCGGGCAGCAAGTTCCCACGCAATTCGTCGAACAGGTGCTGGCCGAGTTCCCGAGCTCCGCGACCGGTTTGGGACTGTCAGAAATGGCCGGGTTTGTCACGTATACACCGGTGACCCGCGATGTGCGTCAATTGACCGAAACGCTCGGATGGTGGATGCCCGTGACCCCGCTAACGATCCGCGCGCCGATGAACGAAGACGGAACGGCCGGTCCGGAATTGCCCGATGGTGAAATCGGCGAAATTTGTTTCAGCGGGCCGCAAGTCTTTCGGGAGTATGTCGGCAATCCCGAAGCCTATCAACGGACCGTCTCCCGCGACGGAGTCTGCTATACGGGCGACTTGGGCGCAAAAAGCGAGCATGGGCTCAAATTTTCCGGGCGTTCAAAATTAGTGATCAAACCCAAGGGGTATCAGATTCACCCAGCGCAGATCGAAGAACATTTCTCCCGGATGAAGGAACACGTCGCGACCTGCGGAGCGGTGGGAACGGATCATGCAATTTTCAGCGAAGGGGTCGTGTTGTTCGTCGAGCTAAAGCCAGACGCCACCTTGAGCCGCGATACTTTAGAAGAACACGCACGCGAAATCGCATCCTACATGCGACCGTCGCACTACGTGTTGATGCCGCCCGGTTCGTTTCCGCTCAATCGTGTCGCCAAAAGCGATTACGTTCGTTTGCGGGAAATGGCGACCGCGGAAGTCGAGAATCTACGTGCCGAGGGGGGTTGGGATTGTGTGAAACCGGAAACATCCCACAGCACTTAA